The following is a genomic window from Candidatus Obscuribacter sp..
GAGGGAAATTTAGGCACATAACAATATGAGCAGGAAAAGGCACAGCCCGCATAAGGGTTTAGCGAAAAATCATACCCTCCTGCCAGTGAGCCGAACTTTTGTGGAGTCAGGATGGACCTGGCTTTTACCTCTGTGACCTGGGGCTGTGTGGATGACATATCTATAAGATACATACAAATGTATGTTAATGCAAGTAATTTTTTGCCTGGCGAGATGCTAAAGTAGACCCCTGAGCCAATCTAATGCAGGACTTATATGGACGCCAAAATGTCATCTAGTACCACTTTGCCTGAGCGTCAGGAGCTTAAAGCTAACTGGCTAAAATATAGCGACGAAGGTCATAAGGCTTTTGAGAGCAAACGCTATGCCTTTAGCGAGATCAAGTTTTTGGCAGCACTTAAGGCCGCTGAGACTCTGGCTGACGGACTCAAAAGCGGCGAAGTGGCCAAATTGGCTAAAGACAGTGAGCAAAGAGAAGACCTGGAAAGACTCAGCAAGACCCTCAACAATCTCGCTGCCATCTACCACTTGCAGGGTAAGTATCAGCTCGCCGAAGAAGCCCATGAGCGTTGTCTGGATGTGAGGCTGGATCTCTTTGGTGAAGAACACCTCGACACCGCCGTGACCCTCTTTAACCTCGCTGTGCTGCACTGTGCCAAGCGCCGCTGGGAAAAGGCCGAAATCCTCTACAAGCGTGTGCTGGAGATTCGCGAAAAGCTACTCGGTCAAAACGATAAACAGCTTGTACCTGTGCTCAAAAACTACTCAACTATGCTGCAAAAGGTGGAGCGCAAGGACGAGGCTGATGCCATGGAAGCGCGTGCCAAAGAAATCGCCAGTTTGAATATCACTTAATATGCAAACTTTTTTGTATACCTATGTGTCATAATCGCAACGAACTCTTAGACCGTATTGAACTTGCAAAAACAAACTCGAACCAATGATTGTTCCCGCATCCTAAGTCAGGGTGCGGCTTTTTACATTTAAAACAGGACCTTTTCCAATGCAAAGCAAACTATTTGTCAGAAACCTTTCTTTTAAAACCACCGAAGATGAACTCCATGAGCTTTTTGGCACCCATGGCGAAGTTAAATCAGCAAAGATCATCACCGACCGTGAAACTGGCAGACCACGTGGTTTTGCTTTCGTGGAAATGACCTCACAGCAAGATGCTGAATCAGCAATTCGCGCTCTCGATAGCAGAGAGTTTGGCGGCAGACAGTTGTATGTAGCTTTTAGCGAGCCTCGTGAAGGCAAGCCCAGTCGCGCATACGGCGGCCGTAACTAAGCAAATCGCTTAATTTAAAACAAAAATCCTCCAATCAGTCATTTGACGGATAGGAGGATTTTTGTTTGCGTCCTATGTTGGTAATGTGACCAAACAAAAGGAATCATGAAATGGCAAGAAGCTTGAAAGATATTTTGAAAGGTCTCTGGATGACGATGCTCAAACAGGGCGATGAATCAATCAATGACCGCATTGATCAAGCCAGACTGACCACTACTAAACTAAAAGCAGTAACTGGTCAATATCCCAAGCTTGAACTGCCGATAGCAGTGCCCAAAAATATTGATGCCAACGATGAGCGCAAAATCACTGGTGAGCTGCCCGCTTTTAGCGATTTTAAAGAGGTCCTGGGCATCGACCCTGTTGTGCCTCAAACCGCTACTGGTACTCACCGTGTCTCCCATGTCAGCCAGTACAGGTTGACTGCTTTTGTCGCCAACCTGCCAGAGAGCGCTCGTAAAGCCGCTCTTGGTACCACCGGCACTCATACGCTGCCCAGTACATAAGGCACGACCAATCGCTTTTGTGGCGGAGGCAAGTCTTTAGCAAGTCTCTGACGTATTCTCAAACACTATACAACGACTAATGCGCTCGTTTGTCCTCGTGGCACACCTCACGATGACAGGCATAGATAAGCACATCTTCAAATGGCGGGTCTATTAAAAGAGCGCTGGCACCATATGAGGTGCCGAGCATGGCTAACTGGTTTTAAAACGCCAGTGTGTGCATACTGCTGCCACAGCCATGTATACAACAAAAATAAAGGGCAGCAAATTATAGGGCGGAGGAGGTGCTGGGTATAGGGAACCAATTAAAGAAGCAAGCAACACAGCGACAGAACTGACAATAGAGAGCATCTTACCCGTAGTTAGCTGCTTGATACTGTGCAACAGTTTTGCCGCTGATATGCTTGTCAAAACATAGGCAAAAATAAAACCAAATGTAGCCAGTGTGCCAAGCCAACCTACAATCTCCAAAAGTGGACAACCAAGCACGGCTAGTGTGAGAGCTATTAGCAAGCTGATTGTTGACGCCAGTGCTGCTGCATTGTGAGGTGTTTGATTGGTTTTGTGAGTATCACTAAAGATACGATGAAAAAATCCATCTTCACTCATCTTGTGTAGCATGCGAGCTGCTGCATTGAGATTAGCCAGTCCTGCTGCAAAAAAACTGAGCATGATACCAGCATCGATAAAATGTCCTAATACTGGCATACCAATTAAGCTTGAAAGCGCCAGAAGTGGAGTGCTGCATTGAGCCAGACCGGGCACTTGACCGCGCAGACAGAACACCATGACGTATGAGACAAAGACAAAAAAGCCACCACTGAGCATGACACTCATAAGCAGCGCTCTTGGTACTGACTTGAGCGGATCGGCTGCTTCAAAGCCAAGTGACGCAGCGCTCTCAAAGGCAACAAAACCAAAAATAGCCAGAGTCAATCCCATGCGCACGTTTTCAAAATTGACAGTGGAGAGTTTGAGCTGTTGCAGATCCATTGCCGTATCTTGTTTGCCCAGTGCAATTACGACCACAAGCAAAATCAGACTGATAGAGAGTAGCTCCAGCCAGAGCATCAAGTTTGCTGACAGCTTGATGTTTTTTATGGCGATATAGCCTGTGATAAGAGTCGATGCCAGCATCATCAGATAGCCATTGACGGATAGATGTAAAAAGTCATGGGTGAGCGAAATAGCAAATAGCGCAAACTCAGTAACACAGACTGCCCCGCAAAAAATATAAGCAAAAAGCATGGCCCAGCCTGTATAAATACCAGCTCTGGCACC
Proteins encoded in this region:
- a CDS encoding tetratricopeptide repeat protein, yielding MSSSTTLPERQELKANWLKYSDEGHKAFESKRYAFSEIKFLAALKAAETLADGLKSGEVAKLAKDSEQREDLERLSKTLNNLAAIYHLQGKYQLAEEAHERCLDVRLDLFGEEHLDTAVTLFNLAVLHCAKRRWEKAEILYKRVLEIREKLLGQNDKQLVPVLKNYSTMLQKVERKDEADAMEARAKEIASLNIT
- a CDS encoding RNA-binding protein, which translates into the protein MQSKLFVRNLSFKTTEDELHELFGTHGEVKSAKIITDRETGRPRGFAFVEMTSQQDAESAIRALDSREFGGRQLYVAFSEPREGKPSRAYGGRN
- a CDS encoding APC family permease; its protein translation is MSFKRGVLTPLETLAQSIAGIAPSATPGMLIPIVFGFAGNGTWLAYLLATIGMLFTAQCINVFASRQACHGSLYTFVSQGLGARAGIYTGWAMLFAYIFCGAVCVTEFALFAISLTHDFLHLSVNGYLMMLASTLITGYIAIKNIKLSANLMLWLELLSISLILLVVVIALGKQDTAMDLQQLKLSTVNFENVRMGLTLAIFGFVAFESAASLGFEAADPLKSVPRALLMSVMLSGGFFVFVSYVMVFCLRGQVPGLAQCSTPLLALSSLIGMPVLGHFIDAGIMLSFFAAGLANLNAAARMLHKMSEDGFFHRIFSDTHKTNQTPHNAAALASTISLLIALTLAVLGCPLLEIVGWLGTLATFGFIFAYVLTSISAAKLLHSIKQLTTGKMLSIVSSVAVLLASLIGSLYPAPPPPYNLLPFIFVVYMAVAAVCTHWRFKTS